DNA from Asanoa sp. WMMD1127:
CTACAACGTGTTCAGCACCGACCCGAAGGCGGCGTTCGGGCTGGACTTCGCGACCGTCGCGGTGCCCGGTGAGCTCGGCGAGCTGCCGGCCTGGCTGGTGCCGTCGCCCGGCGGCGCCGGGGTGTGGGCGATCGCGATGCACGGTCGGGGCGCGACCCGGCACGAGGCGCTGCGCGTGCTGCCGTCCGTGGTGGACGCCGGTCTGTCCACATTGGTGATCGGCTACCGCAACGACCCGGACGCGCCGGCGAGCCCGGACGGCTACTACCACCTCGGCGACACGGAGTGGCGGGACCTGGCCGCGGCGATCCGGTACGCCCGCGACGGCGGCGCCACCGGGGTCGTCCTGTTCGGCTGGTCGATGGGCGGCGGCGCGACGCTGACCGCGCTGCGCCGGCTGCCGGTGGCGGACGCGGCGCTGGTGCGCGGGCTGGTGCTCGACAGCCCGGTGCTGTCCTGGGACGCCGTGATCGACTACCAGGCGGAGTTGCGCCACCTGCCCGCGCCGATCACCTGGTCGGCGAAGCGCTTCACGGAGTGGCGGGGTTCGCTCTCGCTGGCGCGCCTCGACCAGCACCCGGGCGACCTGACCGTGCCGGCGCTGCTCTTCGTCGACGAGGCGGACCAGCTGGTGCGCACGGACCGGGCACACGCGTACGCGTCGGCCCGGCCGGACCTGGTGACGCTGGTGTCGACCCGCGACGGCGGCCATGTCGCGTCGTGGAACGTGGACCCCTCGGGGTACGCGGCCGCGGTGACCACGTTCCTCGAGCGCGTCGCTTCCGCCACGCGGGCGCGCTGACGACGTTCTTCGGCCCGCCGCGGCGGGCGTCTCAGCCGGTGGGTCGGCGTGCGGGTGCGGCGCGGTCAGGTGTGGGCCTTTGCCGGTGGGCCGGCGATCAAGGTGCGTAGGTCGGCGAACGACGCGCGGATGATGGCCGGCAGGTCCGGCTCGCCGGGGTCGCGGACCCAGCGCTCGAAGGCCACCCGGAACACCGCCATCGCGGCCTGGCTCGTCAGGCTGGCCGCCGGTTCAGGGATGCCGCGGTCGCGGAGGGCGGCCGCCAGCGTCGTGGCCAGCGTCGCCAGCTTGATCAACTCGCGTTCCTGCAGCTCAGGGGTCGCGTCGATGATGGCCTGACGCCGGCGGGAGTGGTCGTGGCGGCCGTCGAAGATCGCGCCCACGGATCCGAGGGCCGCGGTCACCAGGTCGATCGGCGCGGCGCCGGCGGGAGCGGCGGCGACCGGGCCGACCAGGGCCTCCGTCAGGGCCTCGAGCCGCCGAAGAGCCGCCGTGACCAGCGACCTGCTGCACTGGCACCCGACCCAGCCGGGCCTCGTCGACGACCTGGACAAGGGCCACTACTTCAGCGGCGTGCGCTGAGGGGCAGGGTCAGTCCCGAAGTCTTGACCCGGCTGCGGCGGCCCAGCCGACGCCTGGGCCTCGCCTCGCTGCGGCCACGACGTCGAGACAGAGGCTAGGGATAGCGCCAGTGGCTGTCGTCCAAGTGGTTCTCCGGGCGGAGTGGACGCTGGTCGGTCTCGTGGAGCTCGACCAGGTCCTCCGGTAGCACCCGGGCCGGCAGCTCGCCGAACCGGACATGCCGAAGGAAGGCGGCCTCCTCGTCGGTGAACAGCACGTGCTCGTCCTCGTCGGCCACGGCGCACCCCCTTGGGCTCATTGTGCGCCGCGGGGGCGGCCGTCCGCTCAGAAGATCGGGCGGAACGTGATGGTCAGTTCGAACGGTTCGGGATGCAGCACGGCCCACGGCGCCGGGCCGGGGCCGCAGGCGGCGGTGCCCAGGCCGTGGTGGCGGTGGTCGAGGTGCAGGTGGATGTCGGGGCCCGGCACGAGGTCGCTGGTGTGCCGGGCGGCGGTCAGCTGCGCCGTCGACCACCGGCGGGCCGTCAGCTCGACGGTCGGGTGTCCGAGGATCTCCAGCCCCGCGCCGGCCGGGTCGGTCAGCCGGGCCCACCGCACCCCGGTCCGGTTGCCGTTCTCCTGGGGCCGCACATAGGGGGTCTGCAGTCCATCAACGGTGGACCGATAATGGCCGATCAGCGCCGCCTGGCGAGAGTCCACATAAGCCTCGCCCGGCCCGCCGCCGAACCACTCGACGGAGCCGAGCAGGCCCGGGACCGCCATGGACACGCCGGCCCGGGGGAGCG
Protein-coding regions in this window:
- a CDS encoding TetR family transcriptional regulator, with protein sequence MVTAALRRLEALTEALVGPVAAAPAGAAPIDLVTAALGSVGAIFDGRHDHSRRRQAIIDATPELQERELIKLATLATTLAAALRDRGIPEPAASLTSQAAMAVFRVAFERWVRDPGEPDLPAIIRASFADLRTLIAGPPAKAHT